From Atribacteraceae bacterium, a single genomic window includes:
- a CDS encoding energy-coupling factor transporter transmembrane component T gives MWSKYVVVGQYIPLDSLIHRLDPRVKILFSGVMIVDLFIVQHWSAFLLLGGLILAFAAIAKIPAAYLMKSLKPILFLLMFTLILHLFFTPGETLWEYGIIRISRDGLFRGLFIMIRLCLLILSTALLTLTTSPVELTDGMEYLLSPLKRWRFPAHELAMMMTIAIRFIPTLLEEADRIMKAQMARGMDFESGNLLKRARNLIPLLVPLFINAFKRADELAIAMESRCYRGGEGRSRLRALVLLRHDYLFMAFSFSFIALVTVITLLIL, from the coding sequence ATGTGGAGTAAATATGTTGTCGTTGGACAATATATCCCCTTAGATTCTCTCATTCACCGGCTGGACCCCCGGGTAAAAATCCTTTTTTCCGGGGTGATGATCGTCGACCTTTTTATAGTGCAACACTGGTCCGCATTCCTCTTGTTGGGTGGATTGATTCTCGCTTTCGCTGCTATTGCTAAAATACCAGCCGCCTATTTAATGAAAAGCCTGAAGCCGATCCTTTTTCTGCTTATGTTTACGCTGATACTTCATCTCTTTTTTACCCCCGGAGAGACGCTTTGGGAATACGGAATCATCAGGATTTCCCGGGACGGCTTGTTCAGGGGTCTGTTCATCATGATCAGGCTTTGCCTACTCATTCTTTCCACGGCCCTTTTAACCCTCACAACGTCACCGGTGGAGCTGACCGATGGTATGGAGTATCTTCTGAGCCCTTTGAAGCGATGGCGGTTTCCTGCTCACGAACTGGCCATGATGATGACCATCGCTATCCGATTTATCCCAACCCTTCTTGAAGAGGCGGACCGGATCATGAAGGCTCAGATGGCCCGGGGCATGGATTTTGAATCCGGGAACCTACTCAAGCGGGCCAGAAATCTGATCCCCTTGCTGGTACCATTGTTTATCAACGCGTTCAAACGGGCGGATGAATTGGCGATCGCCATGGAATCCCGCTGTTATCGGGGCGGAGAAGGCAGAAGCCGCCTGCGAGCTTTGGTTTTGTTGCGACACGATTATTTATTCATGGCCTTTTCCTTTTCCTTTATTGCCCTAGTGACGGTCATCACTTTGTTGATCCTATAG
- the truA gene encoding tRNA pseudouridine(38-40) synthase TruA — translation MRNIALVLEYDGAGYFGWQEQPCRKTLQGTLDSALSAILGETVRAVASGRTDRGVHALGQVVSFTTSSDIPVDTLGRALNGTLPPDMRVLNIRECPPHFHARNSAVRKEYRYLWYSGEVLPVLLRNRAFWCGFSPPDLHFLEELSRCFVGTHDFTSFSASGNDSNNPIRTIERFEISLIDDHLTVFTLVGDGFLYRMVRIILGELWMVLRGKRTKKELVQGINQPGRKHPRLVLPPEGLYLVRVEYDSFNPFAGLKPVQGYSPWLRWEKEARR, via the coding sequence ATGAGAAACATCGCACTGGTTCTCGAATACGATGGAGCGGGGTATTTCGGCTGGCAGGAGCAACCCTGCAGGAAAACGCTGCAGGGAACACTGGATAGTGCTCTATCAGCGATTCTCGGGGAGACTGTCCGTGCTGTCGCGTCCGGACGGACGGATCGGGGTGTGCACGCCCTGGGTCAGGTCGTATCTTTCACCACTTCTTCAGATATACCGGTCGACACCCTGGGCAGGGCCTTGAATGGAACACTGCCGCCGGACATGCGGGTTCTGAATATCAGGGAGTGCCCTCCCCATTTTCATGCCCGTAATTCTGCTGTACGAAAGGAGTACCGGTATCTCTGGTACAGTGGTGAAGTCCTGCCGGTTTTATTACGGAACCGGGCCTTTTGGTGCGGATTCAGTCCACCGGATCTTCATTTTCTCGAAGAGCTTTCCCGGTGTTTTGTGGGCACTCATGATTTCACGTCTTTCAGTGCTTCAGGGAACGATAGCAATAATCCGATTCGAACTATTGAACGATTTGAGATTTCGTTAATTGACGACCACCTGACCGTATTTACACTGGTCGGAGATGGTTTTCTCTATCGGATGGTCCGGATCATTCTGGGAGAGCTTTGGATGGTGTTACGGGGCAAGCGCACCAAGAAGGAATTGGTTCAGGGTATCAACCAGCCTGGCCGAAAACATCCCCGCCTGGTTCTCCCCCCCGAGGGACTCTACCTTGTGCGGGTTGAATACGACTCATTCAACCCGTTTGCCGGATTGAAGCCGGTCCAGGGATACTCACCATGGCTTCGCTGGGA